The Pandoraea apista genomic interval GATGCGTCATCATCAGATCGATGTGACGGGCAACGTCCCTGCAATCACAGCAATCACAGCAATCACAGCAATCACAGCAATCACAGCAATCACAGCAAAATTTCGCTCGGGACTTCAATCCGAAGTTTCGAGAATTCCGTTCTCGAAGAAACCACGTCAGCAGAAGTCATCGCACATGCGTCGTCCGAGCCGTCAAATCATCCGACGGACCCCGCAAATATCACAGTGACCGAACCTGCGAATTCGCAAACGGTTCTTATCGCGTAAGTGCCCCGATTACACGTCTTCAACGACTCTCAGTAATACATACCAATTAATATCATTCTGACCATGGCAAGACCTACCCTCACTCCAAAGCACATCGTTCGACGCATATTCCCTACCGGATTCCCCTTAAACGTTGACACCGTAGAATTCGTGGTAACCAATCCAGAGATTACATACCAGACTGACGCAACGAAGTGCGTGATCGTAAAATCCGAAGACGAAATCGCGAGCATTCGCACGAATCGCGCTCGTGTTCCCGCGACTTCCGCTAATCATCAAGTCATGTATAGAACGCGAACTGACGGTGGCCCATCGTTAACCGAAATCTCGTTTTCAGGTTCGCCTTTCGGTGCCCTGTACGGCCAGAACGTTTGCACTTGCGCCAGCGTTAAGCGTGCAGTCCGTGAATTCCTTACCCACTGCAAGATTCATATGGGTCTGAGCATTCGAGATCGTCCGAACGACCCGATGCTCAACTACGTGAAAATCACGCGAGTAGATCTCGCCGCAAACCTGAGGTTCGAATCGGACGATGCGGCCGAACAATTTCTGGGCGATCTTCGCCTTCAACTTGGTTCAACCAAGATACCGATCTCAACCATCGGATCTTCGATCATGATCTGCCCACGTCGTGGCCGCGACTACGAGATACTTCTATACAACAAGGGGTGCGAACTCAAACATAATCGCAGACAGCGAACGTCGCCGAACAAGAATCTGATCGAAGAATTCACAGGTACCGTGCGAATTGAACTGAGATTGCGAACCGCGGAGCTCGAAAAGCTTGGCTTGATCCAACCCACGGCCTGGACGCCGAAGATCGCGCGCTTGATATTCCGCAAATACTTCCAACGACTGCCGATATACGACGCGATCACGATTCCCGACAAACATGCGTTGTCGACATTTCCACGCAAGCTCAGAGCACTGATTGCTGCCCTGAGTGCTGGAATTCCAATCGAATACCTCTGTTCGCCGTCAACGTCCCGACGGCACAAGGGAAAACTGCGCGATCTTGGTCTTGGCCTCAATCCGTGTCCAACGCTGGCCAAGTCGACCACGATCGCTACTGACCTGATGAACTCGGCAACAATCGTAAAGACGCCGCAATGGATGATCGAGCACGGCCTAGTTCCAAAACCTCAGACACTGACCTCCCCCCGAAAAAACGTAGCGGCGAGAAGTAGAGATTTCTGGCAAATTTGAAGCCCTGACGGGCGGGAAGTTTGTATGAAGAAATCGAGATACACGGAAGAGCAGATTGCGTTTGCGCTGAAGCAGGCCGAACTGGGTACCACGGTGGCAGAAGTGTGTCGGAAGATGGGTATTTCCGAAGCCACGTTCTACAACTGGAAGAAGAAGTACGGCGGCCCTCGGGTTTCCGAGTTGCAGCGCCTAAAGCAACTCGAAGAGGAGAACGCCCGACTCAAGCGCATGGTGGCCGACCTAAGCCTCGACAAGCAAATGCTTCAGGAAGTGGTGCAAAAAAAGCTGTGAAGCCAGCCCGTAAGCGCGAGCTGGCTGATTTTTTGATTCAGGCGTATCGGGTGAGCATCCGGCGTGCGACAGCACTATTGCAGCTACGCCAGGCCACGTACTTCTATGTGCCGAGCCCACGTCACGACCGTGCCGAGCGCCGGCGCATCCGGGAGAATGCCGAGACTCGGATACGCTACGGCGTAGAGCGCATTCACGTTCTACTGCGCAGCGAAGGCTGCTTGATCAATCACAAGAAGACCTACCGAATCTACTGTGAAGAGGGACTGAACCCGAGGCGTAAGCGGCCTCGCCGTCGTGTCGCGGCCGCACACCGTATGGAGCGCCCCGAAATCTCTACGGTGAATGCGTGCTGGAGCACGGATTTCGTGGCCGATCAATTGTTCAACGGGCAGAAAATCCGGGCCTTAACTGTGGTCGATAACTTTAGTCGGGAGAGCTTGGCGATTACCGTCGATTACGCCTTGAGGGCAGTCGATGTGGTGGCAACGATGGGACATCTAAAAGCGCTGCGAGGTACCCCGAAACGGATACAGGTCGATAATGGGAGCGAATTTATTTCTCATGCGCTGGATCACTGGGCGTATGAAAATGGTGTAACGTGGGACTTCTCCCGTCCCTGCAAACCCACGGACAATCCGTTCATCGAGTCATTTAACGGCAGTTTTCGGGATGAATGCCTAAACGTGCATTGGTTTCTGTCACTGGACGATGCCCGAGAAAAGATCGAAGGCTGGCGACAGGATTACAACGACTTCAGACCGCATAGTTCGCTAGGCGATTTGACTCCGGGTGAGTTCCGACTTGCCCACCTTGAAGCTGAAAATCTCTAGGCCAAAGTGCTCGGTTATCCGGGGGAGGTCAATAGCCTCTGCGATCGCAGAAGAAAAATTTACACGGTATCCGAGATGGGTTGATCACTACACTCTCCTCTCTCACCGAGAATGCAGTTCAACACCAACGTCATGCACAATTTTGAACGCACGCAAGAGCGAAACGTTCTCACACCGTAACTTCGCCACGACCCGCGCTGACCAATCGAAGTACTCCATACGACGCTCAGTAGACCACTGCGGTGGAGGAGCGCTCACTAGATCCCGCAGATTGCACGTAAAGTCAGCGATTTTGATAAGCGCTGCCTTATCAGATTTCGCAGGTGCAAGCTGCACTTGAGGGTCTTTACGTCGCTGCTTTGGCAGAGATTTGTCATCCGTTACCTCGACAACAATCTGTGCGACTTCTTGGCCAAACAACAATCTCAGTTCATCGACTGTCGTATGCGTATCTTCGATAGTGTCGTGAAGAACCGCAGCCTGTAGTACGGCAACGTCTCTAACCTCCCCCGTCGTTGCAAGCAAATTGGCGACGGCGATCGGATGGTTGATATAAGGTGACGACTCAACGTCCTTCCGACGCTGGTTTCTATGTCGCTCAGCCGCAAATTGAATTGCACTAAGCAGATCCGCAGGACTACTCATACGCCTCCGTGAGTTGGACACCTTCAAACTGGATCCGCCCATTTCTTATCGAGGATCAGACGAACCCTGAGTTTGCGGTTGCTTATGGCCCATACCAGCATTCGCCCCGTCCTCGATGGACCATGCTGCTCCGGCGAGCTCGGCATGCTCGGGCACTGGGCAAACGTATCCGCGTCGAGCGAGAGTTTGTGCAGTTATCTTGTTGCCCCATAGCGCGTAACGCCCAACATAGAGACCGTATGCGCACCAAAGCAGCAAAGACACCATGTAGAAATCCTTGCTTGGGTATGCTGACTCGTCAGGTATCACGTCAATCAACCCCATCCATGTCGAACCACCGGTCCGAAGAAACGTTTGAATCGCGATGTATCCAATTACGATCAATGCTGGAATGTACAGACGGCGCCTCACATAAGCGACTATCGCGACAATTGGAAACGCCAGGCCGAACCAAAAAGACCAGGCCACGCCGACCTTCACTGGGACCACGGTCTCATTCTTTTTCATCAGGACATTCATACTTTTTCTCCAATGCGGGCGCGACATTCACCCTCAATAGGTACTGCTGCAGTTCATTTCTGAGGAATAAGTACGATGGTCCTCGAACGGTTGTCGAATTCCTTTGTACCGTCAGGCCAAACGACGAGGTCACCGACAACGGAGACCATCTGGGCGCTGTCTTCGAGACGTTGGATTTGTACGCGAATAGGCTCGGGTACATCCCAAACGTATCGAAGCTTGTATTGCCGATCGCCGACTTGGAGTGCGGTAAAGCCGCCTGCGGGGTCATGATCAAAAACGAGCGTTCCGTATAGAACTGCGCCCGAAAATGCCGACGTCTTCGCGGGAAGTGACGCGTCTCCAGTACGAGGAAGTGTGAGCACCAGACCGTTCGCGGCACTTACACGAAGTGCGCGTGTTCGGGTGACATAGGCGTCGGCGATGCATTCGTCGCTACCACACTTGTCGCGAACCGTGACGCGCCACTTGTTTTGATCCTTTCGAAGTCCTGCCTTGTCGACCGTCCGACTCGTCGCCGCCGCGAATGCCTGTGCAAGCTGGCTATCCGATTCGGCAAGCGAAGGGCTCGCGCAAATGGACCGCTCCACCGAACTCGACGCTTTGCGGCAGTCGAACGAAGGTTGTGCCGCCTGCGCCGAGACGGAGTCAAAATTTATCGATATGAGCAACGCCGCTGCGCACCGAATCGCGACCTGGCACCTCGAATTGAAGATCTTCATCGGATAGCCGCGACCGCGTCGTAACAACGTTGACTCATCCCACCCAACATCGAGAGCGGCCCGACGATGTTATTGATAGTGGCCATGAAACGATCCCGGGCGTCGGACGTAGCGCAATATTCAGCAACCTTCTGCGCATGCCCTTCGCTGACCCCCTTCTTCAAGATGGCGATTGACGGCTTCATGTCGAGCGATTTCTTCAGTTCGCCGACACTGCCCGGCTCGCGGAGTTCGGTAAGACGCACGAGATCGGCGCCACAAATATCAATCGTCCGAAAGTACTGTTGGCACGCCGGAGGCAGGCTTTGCGCCTGAGCATGGGACACTGCCAATACACAGAAAAAGAAACTGAACAAAACGCGGTTGCGATTACTTTTTTGATTTTTCATTGGTATTCCTGGGCTAGAGACGAGCGGACCGCGTTTTGCTGGCCCACCAAATACTAAGGAATTCTTAGTGTAGCAAATATCGTCAACGCCCAGCATGTTTTCCTTTCGGGGAAGAACATGTCCGTATTCGCGAAACGCTTGAAGGAAGCGAGGAAGGCCGCAGGTCTATCGCAGGAGAAGCTCGGGGTACTCGCCGGCATTGACGAAATGTCCGCCAGCGCCCGCATGAATCAGTATGAGCGCGGCAAGCACGCCCCTGACTATTCGATGGTCGAGCGCATTGCCGCCAACTTGAATCTTCCGGTCACTTATTTTTTCTCGGCTGACGACTCAGAAGCGAAATTGCTGGTCGCTTATCATCGGCTGCGTGACGAAGACAAGGATCACATCCTTTCCCAAGCTCTGGAGATGATCCGCACTGACAAATGATCGTGGAGTACACGAATTCGGTGGGGTAAGGTGGTCAGCGCCTTGATAGTCATTTTGTAAGTCACTGACGCACAAAACAAAAAAGCCCTTGAATTTCAAGGGCTTAATTGTTTGCTTGGCGGAGAGGGTGGGATTCGAACCCACGATACGGTATAACCGTATACCGGATTTCGAGTCCGGCGCATTCGACCACTCTGCCACCTCTCCAAGCGTTCTTTCTGCTTTGGTTCGCTGCCTGAGTGGCCTCAAGCAGCGAGAAAGAGATTATAGCCGAATTTCTTCCGCTGCCAACCCCTTTTTACTAAATTTTTTACGCAGCCGGCTCAAGACGCTCGATGCCGCCCATGTACGGCCGCAGCACGTCGGGGATCGTCACCGATCCATCGGCGTTCTGATAATTTTCAAGCACGGCAACGAGTGCGCGTCCCACCGCCAATCCCGAACCGTTCAGCGTATGCACCAACTCCGGCTTGCCCTGCGCATTACGGAAGCGGGCTTGCATCCGGCGCGCCTGGAAGCTCTCCATGTTCGAACACGACGAGATCTCGCGATACGTGTTCTGCGCCGGAATCCACACTTCCATATCGTAAGTCTTCGCGCTGCCGAAGCCCATGTCGCCCGTGCACAGCACCAACGTCCGGTACGGCAGCTTCAGCTTCTGCAAAATCGCCTCCGCATGCCCCACCAGCGTCTCCAGCGTGTCGTACGACGCCTCCGGACGCACCACATGCACCAGCTCAACCTTGTCGAACTGATGCTGACGAATCATGCCGCGCGTGTCCTTGCCGTAGCTGCCCGCCTCCGAACGGAAGCACGGCGTGTGCGCCACCAAGTGCATTGGCACGGCGTCGGCCGCCAGCAGCTCGTCACGCACCAGGTTCGTAAGCGACACTTCCGCCGTCGGGATCAGATAGAAGTTCTCGACACGCTCGCCATCGTCACCGCCCACCTTGCGCGGCACCTTGAACAAGTCGTCCTCGAACTTGGGAAGCTGACCGGTGCCGCGCATCGAGTCCGCGTTCACGATGTACGGCACATACATTTCCGTATAGCCGTGCTCCGACGTGTGCGTGTCGATCATGAACTGCGCCAACGCACGGTGCAGTCGCGCAATGCCCCCCTTCATGACCGAGAATCGCGCACCGGCCAGCTTAGCCGCCGCATCGAAGTCCAACCCCAACGCCGCGCCAAGATCGACGTGATCGCGCACCGGGAAATCAAACTCACGCGGCGTGCCCCAGCGGCGCACCTCCACGTTCTGCGTCTCG includes:
- a CDS encoding helix-turn-helix transcriptional regulator, which translates into the protein MNNQISIHQELTKVALLRRPDVERITGLSRSSIYAKMKIGEFPRSIPLTGRIVAWLESEILGWVQSRINIREANSTSTNPQHDPKRIRDASSSDRCDGQRPCNHSNHSNHSNHSNHSNHSKISLGTSIRSFENSVLEETTSAEVIAHASSEPSNHPTDPANITVTEPANSQTVLIA
- a CDS encoding phage/plasmid replication domain-containing protein; this encodes MYRTRTDGGPSLTEISFSGSPFGALYGQNVCTCASVKRAVREFLTHCKIHMGLSIRDRPNDPMLNYVKITRVDLAANLRFESDDAAEQFLGDLRLQLGSTKIPISTIGSSIMICPRRGRDYEILLYNKGCELKHNRRQRTSPNKNLIEEFTGTVRIELRLRTAELEKLGLIQPTAWTPKIARLIFRKYFQRLPIYDAITIPDKHALSTFPRKLRALIAALSAGIPIEYLCSPSTSRRHKGKLRDLGLGLNPCPTLAKSTTIATDLMNSATIVKTPQWMIEHGLVPKPQTLTSPRKNVAARSRDFWQI
- a CDS encoding IS3 family transposase (programmed frameshift) gives rise to the protein MKKSRYTEEQIAFALKQAELGTTVAEVCRKMGISEATFYNWKKKYGGPRVSELQRLKQLEEENARLKRMVADLSLDKQMLQEVVQKKPVKPARKRELADFLIQAYRVSIRRATALLQLRQATYFYVPSPRHDRAERRRIRENAETRIRYGVERIHVLLRSEGCLINHKKTYRIYCEEGLNPRRKRPRRRVAAAHRMERPEISTVNACWSTDFVADQLFNGQKIRALTVVDNFSRESLAITVDYALRAVDVVATMGHLKALRGTPKRIQVDNGSEFISHALDHWAYENGVTWDFSRPCKPTDNPFIESFNGSFRDECLNVHWFLSLDDAREKIEGWRQDYNDFRPHSSLGDLTPGEFRLAHLEAENL
- a CDS encoding HD domain-containing protein — encoded protein: MSSPADLLSAIQFAAERHRNQRRKDVESSPYINHPIAVANLLATTGEVRDVAVLQAAVLHDTIEDTHTTVDELRLLFGQEVAQIVVEVTDDKSLPKQRRKDPQVQLAPAKSDKAALIKIADFTCNLRDLVSAPPPQWSTERRMEYFDWSARVVAKLRCENVSLLRAFKIVHDVGVELHSR
- a CDS encoding lysozyme inhibitor LprI family protein encodes the protein MKIFNSRCQVAIRCAAALLISINFDSVSAQAAQPSFDCRKASSSVERSICASPSLAESDSQLAQAFAAATSRTVDKAGLRKDQNKWRVTVRDKCGSDECIADAYVTRTRALRVSAANGLVLTLPRTGDASLPAKTSAFSGAVLYGTLVFDHDPAGGFTALQVGDRQYKLRYVWDVPEPIRVQIQRLEDSAQMVSVVGDLVVWPDGTKEFDNRSRTIVLIPQK
- a CDS encoding helix-turn-helix domain-containing protein; translated protein: MSVFAKRLKEARKAAGLSQEKLGVLAGIDEMSASARMNQYERGKHAPDYSMVERIAANLNLPVTYFFSADDSEAKLLVAYHRLRDEDKDHILSQALEMIRTDK
- the serS gene encoding serine--tRNA ligase — encoded protein: MLDIQLLRKDLDGVAARLKTRGYTLDVATFAALEAERKQIQTQTEELQARRNALSKQVGMKKGKGEDASAEIAEVGSIADTLKASEVRLGEVQARLSDLMLGVPNLPHESVPVGSDETQNVEVRRWGTPREFDFPVRDHVDLGAALGLDFDAAAKLAGARFSVMKGGIARLHRALAQFMIDTHTSEHGYTEMYVPYIVNADSMRGTGQLPKFEDDLFKVPRKVGGDDGERVENFYLIPTAEVSLTNLVRDELLAADAVPMHLVAHTPCFRSEAGSYGKDTRGMIRQHQFDKVELVHVVRPEASYDTLETLVGHAEAILQKLKLPYRTLVLCTGDMGFGSAKTYDMEVWIPAQNTYREISSCSNMESFQARRMQARFRNAQGKPELVHTLNGSGLAVGRALVAVLENYQNADGSVTIPDVLRPYMGGIERLEPAA